In Zobellia roscoffensis, the following are encoded in one genomic region:
- a CDS encoding RagB/SusD family nutrient uptake outer membrane protein — protein sequence MKFKYSILICILLLIGCSDDYLDKEPLSDVTENNFFLKASDLQLYTNGFYRMFPSTSIYDGDAVTDNIVSTTLSAEMRGSRTIPTTGGGWDWAYLRDINYFLENYEKCEDESAKVHYSGVAYFFRAYFYFQKLKRFGEVPYYDKTLSAEDMESLQAPRESRQFITDKILEDLDRAIINLNEEVQAYRITKYSALALKSRVALYEGTFEKYRDVAGYETYLNASVDASLELMENSPYSIYSTGSASTDYMNLFNSHDAQTSEMILSRQFTQTVAVDHNVNYYTTTSSYGRPGMPKDLVNSYLMADGSRFTDLPNYNEFFFPDEVADRDPRLSQTIRTPGYMRKGEAMELAPNLGATMTGYQLTKYVTEPVYDTNDESITDLPILRFGEVLLNYAEAKAELGTLTQTDLDVSVQLLRDRVGMPALSLVDANNNPDSFLEDQYATVNGANKGVILEIRRERRIELYMENHRWNDIVRWKAGQTLTQPLRGLYFPGAGEYDMDSDGNIDVVLFEGDEPAGQVQGVQYIKIGSDMYFDGNNLIDPQPDFNNRTFDEERDYLYPLPRVELQLNPNLTQNPGWE from the coding sequence ATGAAATTTAAATATTCAATACTGATTTGCATCTTGCTTTTAATCGGTTGTAGCGATGATTATCTTGATAAAGAACCGCTATCAGACGTTACAGAGAACAATTTCTTTTTAAAAGCCAGCGATTTACAACTGTATACCAATGGTTTCTATAGAATGTTCCCCAGTACTAGTATTTACGATGGGGATGCCGTTACAGATAATATAGTTTCAACCACTCTGAGCGCCGAAATGCGAGGTTCGAGAACCATACCTACAACAGGTGGTGGTTGGGATTGGGCCTATCTCAGGGATATCAATTACTTTCTCGAGAATTATGAAAAATGCGAAGATGAGTCGGCAAAGGTTCATTATAGCGGGGTCGCTTATTTTTTTAGGGCCTACTTCTATTTTCAGAAATTAAAAAGATTTGGAGAAGTGCCTTATTACGATAAGACCTTAAGCGCAGAGGATATGGAGAGTCTCCAAGCCCCGCGAGAGAGTCGCCAGTTTATCACCGACAAGATTTTAGAAGATCTTGACCGTGCTATTATCAACCTTAATGAAGAGGTTCAGGCTTACAGGATTACCAAGTATAGTGCACTAGCTTTAAAATCGAGGGTTGCGCTTTATGAAGGTACTTTCGAGAAATACCGAGATGTTGCCGGATACGAAACTTATCTGAACGCGAGCGTTGATGCTTCTCTAGAACTGATGGAAAACTCACCATATAGTATTTATAGTACGGGTAGTGCAAGTACGGATTATATGAATTTGTTCAACTCTCATGATGCCCAAACAAGCGAAATGATTTTGAGTCGGCAGTTTACCCAAACTGTTGCTGTTGATCATAATGTAAATTACTATACCACCACATCTTCGTACGGTCGTCCGGGTATGCCCAAAGATCTGGTCAATAGTTATTTGATGGCCGATGGATCAAGGTTTACCGACTTGCCCAATTATAATGAGTTTTTCTTTCCCGATGAGGTAGCGGATAGAGACCCTCGTTTATCGCAAACGATTCGTACACCCGGTTATATGAGGAAAGGTGAGGCAATGGAATTAGCTCCCAACCTTGGTGCCACAATGACGGGTTACCAATTGACCAAATATGTAACGGAACCGGTGTATGATACCAATGATGAATCTATAACCGATTTACCTATTCTTCGCTTCGGAGAGGTGCTATTAAACTATGCGGAAGCAAAAGCTGAACTTGGCACACTGACCCAGACTGACTTGGATGTATCTGTCCAATTATTGAGAGATAGGGTGGGCATGCCAGCCTTAAGCTTGGTTGATGCCAACAACAATCCAGATTCTTTTTTAGAAGATCAATACGCTACCGTTAACGGTGCGAACAAAGGTGTAATTCTAGAAATTAGGAGAGAGCGAAGAATAGAGCTATATATGGAGAATCACCGTTGGAACGATATTGTACGCTGGAAAGCAGGCCAAACATTAACACAGCCTTTACGCGGATTGTATTTTCCCGGTGCAGGGGAGTACGATATGGATTCTGATGGAAATATAGATGTTGTTCTATTCGAAGGTGATGAACCTGCAGGTCAAGTACAGGGCGTGCAGTATATAAAAATTGGCTCTGATATGTATTTTGATGGGAATAACTTGATTGACCCTCAACCTGATTTCAATAATAGAACTTTTGATGAGGAAAGGGATTACTTATATCCATTACCAAGAGTCGAATTACAACTAAACCCGAACCTAACGCAAAACCCAGGCTGGGAATAA
- a CDS encoding SusC/RagA family TonB-linked outer membrane protein produces the protein MKIKVIKNRLKLKITGFLLLLSCFNSAANSRSELVDQIKITLHENNKTLVEMFDAIEEVSEASFVYNEKIQSLKLRKSINFEGASLQTVMKRLAHNFPIDYKIISTTVTVTLKTKEQDKVKVSGTLNDKDGYALMGVSVMEVGTNNGVVTDFDGNFSIEVARGGALEFSYLGMIPQTVQVNNSRSDLVVVLKSDEQMLEEVVVIGYGSKSKEKLIDAVNKVDVSTIENRPLVNAANALQGVSPGLNITQSSGKPGESPRINIRGFTSINGGSPLVIVDGVEGDINNLNPNDIESISVLKDAGASAIYGARGAFGVVLVTTKKAKKGKITVNISNTTAFSSPTMNTDFLTDPYQSTMLVDEAFRTAVGRSYTGYTEQDYAALLEVSQDPSKARVVIDNRNGRDQYVHYGATDWWNTFFRKNAPSNITNVSLSGGSEKVRTFFSYRNYNSTGILKVQDDTFKQYNLRGKIEVDANDWLTFTNNMQYNNSSDLQHGGSQYGNYADPWGSLLWVHAIPAYMPTNPDGNALWRTELNNYTVGDGVYAALLHGKSKQETVDQEFSNIATAVIRPFEGFDVTASYALRKQTYNRYQRSTRIPYSIFVGEVGTMGSDRLKEFNTQSTYDAFNIYGEYKKQLGDHFVSGMVGFNQESFETKSFEASKLNSISDDLNSLGLATSNAETSGSASAWALQGVFYRASYDYKKKYLLEVNGRYDGSSRFPSDYRWGFFPSVSAGWIVSNEDFLKDSNAVSQFKLRASYGSLGNQNIADYAYIPTLNKDIDSGYAIDGSTLDYIESPNLNPRAITWEEVKTLNVGTDLAFFKNRLTANFDWYQRNTEGMLTNGATLPSVLGAPSPQENAADLQTRGFELALGYNDTFKLGNDNFEFSVVGTLSNSKTKITRFDNPNNSLLDFYEGMTIGELWGYHVEGLFQTEEEVAAHADQTRVSNRIVAAGGLQPGDVKYIDLNNDGVIDEGENTSENPGDRRILGNTAPQYLYSFKVDAAYKGFDFSAFFQGVGKQDWYPHRDSRLFWAMYNRPYDSFIRKDMANDIWTPENTDAYYPRLFGYIALSESDALGAVNDRYLQNVAYLRMKNLTLGYTLPSTITDRMPFNKLRIYFSGENLLTFSKLTDYIDPEAASNSVNLNSPSTSANRSTAQTTPFSKIYSLGISLQF, from the coding sequence ATGAAAATAAAAGTAATAAAAAATAGATTGAAGTTAAAAATCACAGGGTTTTTACTTCTGTTAAGCTGTTTCAATTCCGCTGCTAATTCTAGGTCTGAATTGGTCGACCAAATTAAAATTACGTTACATGAGAATAATAAGACACTTGTCGAAATGTTCGATGCTATCGAGGAAGTATCAGAGGCCTCTTTTGTGTATAACGAAAAAATTCAAAGCCTAAAACTGAGGAAGAGTATTAATTTTGAGGGTGCTTCACTGCAAACGGTTATGAAGCGATTGGCGCATAACTTCCCGATTGACTACAAAATTATTTCTACTACGGTTACCGTGACCCTAAAAACCAAGGAACAGGATAAAGTGAAGGTTTCCGGTACCTTAAACGATAAAGATGGTTATGCGCTAATGGGAGTTAGTGTTATGGAAGTTGGCACCAATAATGGTGTTGTAACTGATTTCGATGGTAATTTTTCTATTGAAGTTGCAAGAGGTGGAGCGCTAGAGTTCTCTTACTTAGGAATGATACCTCAGACAGTACAGGTCAATAACTCGCGTTCCGACCTGGTCGTTGTTCTAAAATCTGACGAACAAATGTTAGAAGAGGTGGTCGTTATAGGCTACGGAAGCAAGAGCAAAGAAAAATTGATAGATGCGGTAAACAAGGTGGACGTGTCTACTATCGAGAATAGACCTCTCGTGAATGCAGCGAATGCCCTTCAAGGGGTAAGCCCAGGATTGAATATCACACAATCAAGCGGGAAACCGGGAGAGTCGCCTAGAATCAATATTCGGGGTTTTACCTCTATCAACGGAGGTTCGCCCTTGGTTATTGTTGATGGGGTCGAAGGAGATATCAATAACCTAAACCCGAACGATATAGAGTCTATCAGCGTTTTGAAAGATGCAGGTGCCTCAGCAATTTATGGTGCCCGTGGAGCTTTCGGGGTGGTATTGGTAACCACTAAAAAGGCTAAAAAAGGTAAAATCACAGTGAATATAAGTAATACCACTGCATTCAGTTCGCCAACGATGAATACCGATTTTTTGACCGACCCTTACCAGTCGACCATGTTGGTCGATGAAGCTTTTAGAACCGCAGTAGGAAGGTCGTATACCGGGTATACGGAACAAGACTATGCAGCACTCTTAGAAGTTTCGCAAGACCCTTCAAAGGCAAGGGTGGTTATCGACAATCGAAACGGTAGAGATCAGTATGTGCATTATGGAGCTACAGATTGGTGGAATACTTTTTTTAGAAAGAACGCGCCCTCGAACATTACCAATGTTTCCCTTTCGGGAGGCTCTGAGAAAGTAAGAACATTTTTCTCGTATCGAAACTATAATTCAACGGGCATCTTAAAGGTGCAAGATGATACTTTTAAGCAGTACAACCTTAGGGGCAAGATCGAGGTAGATGCCAATGATTGGCTCACATTTACCAATAATATGCAATACAATAACTCGAGCGACCTTCAGCATGGAGGAAGCCAATATGGTAATTATGCCGATCCTTGGGGTAGTTTACTATGGGTACACGCCATACCCGCATATATGCCTACCAACCCTGACGGAAATGCCTTGTGGAGAACGGAACTTAACAATTACACCGTTGGTGATGGGGTCTATGCCGCACTTTTGCATGGCAAGTCTAAGCAAGAAACGGTTGATCAAGAATTCTCAAATATTGCCACTGCCGTTATCCGTCCGTTTGAAGGGTTCGATGTAACTGCAAGTTATGCGTTGCGAAAACAAACGTATAACCGATATCAGAGGTCAACAAGAATACCCTATTCTATTTTTGTTGGGGAAGTCGGCACAATGGGAAGCGATCGTCTAAAAGAGTTCAATACTCAATCAACCTATGATGCTTTTAATATATACGGTGAGTATAAAAAACAGCTGGGAGATCATTTTGTAAGTGGTATGGTTGGGTTCAATCAGGAGTCTTTTGAAACTAAAAGTTTCGAGGCCAGTAAATTGAACAGTATCTCAGATGATCTAAACTCGTTGGGCTTGGCGACTTCTAATGCTGAGACAAGCGGTAGCGCTTCTGCTTGGGCATTACAAGGGGTATTCTATCGGGCGTCTTACGATTACAAGAAGAAATACCTCTTAGAAGTAAACGGACGATACGATGGTTCTTCACGGTTTCCTTCTGATTATCGCTGGGGATTTTTTCCGTCCGTTTCTGCGGGATGGATTGTTTCAAACGAAGATTTTCTGAAAGACAGTAATGCAGTGAGCCAGTTTAAACTACGGGCCTCTTATGGTTCGTTAGGAAACCAGAATATTGCTGATTATGCCTACATCCCTACCTTAAATAAAGATATCGATTCCGGCTATGCCATAGATGGTTCCACCTTAGATTATATAGAATCCCCGAATCTTAATCCAAGGGCCATTACTTGGGAAGAAGTGAAAACCTTGAATGTGGGTACCGACCTTGCCTTTTTTAAGAATCGTTTGACCGCCAATTTTGATTGGTACCAGCGAAATACTGAAGGTATGTTGACCAACGGGGCTACTTTACCTAGTGTTTTGGGTGCTCCTTCACCTCAAGAGAATGCCGCAGACCTTCAGACCCGTGGTTTTGAATTGGCATTGGGTTATAATGACACGTTTAAATTGGGCAATGACAATTTTGAATTTTCGGTAGTAGGAACCTTATCAAATTCTAAAACCAAAATTACAAGGTTTGACAACCCGAATAATAGCTTGCTTGATTTTTATGAAGGTATGACCATCGGAGAACTTTGGGGCTATCATGTCGAAGGACTTTTTCAAACGGAAGAGGAAGTTGCGGCCCACGCCGATCAAACTAGGGTGTCTAATAGAATTGTCGCCGCAGGCGGCTTACAGCCCGGTGATGTTAAATACATCGATTTGAATAACGATGGCGTTATCGATGAAGGTGAAAACACATCGGAAAACCCTGGCGATAGAAGAATTCTTGGTAATACGGCACCTCAATATCTGTATAGTTTTAAGGTCGATGCGGCCTATAAAGGCTTTGATTTCTCGGCCTTCTTTCAAGGTGTAGGTAAACAAGATTGGTATCCGCATCGCGACTCGAGGTTGTTCTGGGCCATGTACAATCGACCCTATGATTCCTTTATTCGAAAAGATATGGCGAACGATATCTGGACTCCAGAAAACACAGACGCCTACTACCCGAGACTTTTTGGTTATATCGCATTATCAGAAAGTGATGCGCTAGGGGCGGTAAACGATAGGTATTTACAGAATGTGGCTTACCTGAGAATGAAGAACTTGACCCTGGGGTACACCCTGCCGAGTACGATTACCGACCGCATGCCTTTTAACAAATTGAGAATCTATTTTAGTGGAGAAAACCTTTTGACTTTCAGTAAGTTGACGGATTATATCGATCCTGAGGCGGCAAGTAATTCGGTCAACTTGAACTCCCCTTCAACCTCGGCCAATAGAAGTACGGCTCAAACGACGCCTTTCTCGAAAATTTATTCACTGGGTATTTCACTACAATTTTAA